Proteins co-encoded in one Spirosoma endbachense genomic window:
- a CDS encoding 6-pyruvoyl trahydropterin synthase family protein, which produces MVYINRIEHFNAAHRLYNPAWSEERNKEVFGPCANINWHGHNFELIVTVKGEPDPDTGFVIDLKLLGDIVKREVIEKVDHKNLNLDVDFMQGKMASCEIFIMEIWKILELALGEVTEAHLHQLRLYETPKNFVDYFGE; this is translated from the coding sequence AACGCTGCCCACCGGCTCTACAATCCGGCCTGGTCTGAGGAGCGCAATAAGGAAGTTTTTGGCCCATGTGCCAACATTAACTGGCATGGGCACAACTTTGAGCTGATCGTAACGGTGAAGGGTGAGCCCGATCCGGATACAGGCTTTGTGATTGACCTGAAACTGCTGGGTGATATTGTGAAGCGGGAGGTAATTGAAAAAGTTGATCACAAAAACCTGAATCTGGATGTCGATTTCATGCAGGGCAAAATGGCTAGCTGTGAGATCTTTATCATGGAAATCTGGAAAATCCTCGAACTTGCACTGGGCGAAGTAACAGAAGCACACCTGCACCAGCTTCGACTTTACGAAACACCGAAAAATTTTGTGGATTATTTTGGCGAATAG